The Methanosarcina barkeri str. Wiesmoor DNA segment TCTCCAAGTGCAAAAAGCAACGGAGCAATGGCTTTTCTGACTTTTATCATTCCCAAGGCTTTTGCGGCTTCCAGTCGGACTAAATGGCTGTTGTCCTGGAGTTTATTTATCAGGGTTTTAGCAGTTTTCTCGGACTTTATTTCTCCAATGGATTCTACGGCTGTCTTTCTTACAAATTCATCCTCATCCGAGAGTGCCGAAACAAGGGGGTCAAGCGTATCCTCGGACCCTACTACTCCAAGGGCTTTTGCGGCTTCTCTTCGGACGAAACGGCTTTTATCTCCAAGCATATTGACGAATGTGCCGGAAGTTTTGTCCGATTTGATTTCTCCAAGTGCTTTTGTAGCGATCCAGCGCACAAATTCATCCTTATCTTCAAGGGCACCTACAAACGGTTCAACAGCTCTTTCCGATCTCATCCGGCCCAGGGCTTCGGCAGCCCCCAGCCGGACAAGCTTGTCTTCTTCCTGAAATGCCTTTATAAGAGCTTCTGCTGCTTGCCTGGAATTTGTTCTTCCAAGAGCCCCTACAGCCCCAATCCGAACAAAATCATCTTTGGCCCCAAGTGCGGAAATAAGGACTTCCAGCGCTTTTTCAGATTCAATCTGCATTAGCGCATTTGCAGCTTCCAGTCGGACAGCCCGATTCTTATCTTTAAATGTGTCTCTGAGCAATTCAATTGCTCTTTCGGACCCTATTAAGCCAAGAGACTTTATGGCTTCTATCCGCACAGAATAATCTGCGTCCCCAACTGCAGTCTCAAGCGGAACAAGTGCCATCTTGGATCTGGTTTCCCCAAGCACTTTCGCAGTTTCTCTTTTTACCCTGATATCTTTATCTTTAAGTGCTCCAGTATTGGCCCTGATCCCACAGGTTCCTAGCCTTCCAAGGCTCTGAACAGCCTTTACTTTTTCTATAGTATACCTGCTGTCAAGTCTTCTGGCAAGCAAAGCACATAGCTTTCCTTTTGTTTCGGGGCTGGCTCTCAGAGCACATTTTGAAGCCAGATATAAGTTTCCGCTTGAGATCATCGAATTTACAAGTTCTTCTTCTGATTCGAGCAAATCCGAGGTGAGCATTATCACATTCTCCCATCTTGGATTCCTGAATGCCTTTGAAATGTCCGTCCCATTTTCAAAGTAAGTTTTCAACTTTAAAGCTGCAAAATATTCCTGAAAAGCTCGATCTATTCCGAACTTTATTTCTGACCTCTTTCTTATCAGGAGTCCGAGCCCTAAGCAGGCCTGAAGGAGTTTTCTGGCCTTTATCTTACCCAATCGGCTGTACTCGGTAGTCCTTCCAGACTTGCTGTATTCTATAATTCTTCCAGACTTGTTGCATTCTGCAATCTTTCCAGACTTGCTGTATTCTATAATCTTTCCAGACTTGCTGTATTCTATAATCTTTCCAGATCTTCTGGATTCTGTATATGCTTCTGCCACTTCAATTGCATAGCTATACTTACATGAAATCTTATTTCTGCACTGGAGTTGGAAGGCCAGGTTCATAAGGACATTTTCTATATCTGTTCTTTCGGTATTCAGCTCTTGACTATCTGTTATTCCATTATTTAGATCTTGAGAACTTATTATTCCGTTACCGAGATCTTGAGAACTTATTATTCCGTTACTGGGATTTTGAGATCTTATTTTTCCAAAATTTGACTCTTGAAGATCTATTTTTCCATTATTCAGTTTTTGAGACTCTGTTATTTCGGCACATGGCGCTTGAGAACCTATTTTTCCATTAGGTGACCATTCCAAACTTATTTTCTCAAAACTTATTCTTAGAGGCAGCTGGTTTTGGGATCTAAAAAATTCCTTTCCGATCCTGTAATCTTTACAAAGCTCCAAAACAAAAGCCTGATATATTTCTGCCCGGCTGGAAGGAATAGAATCAAAATGGGTAAAGTGCTGGACATCTTCCTGTTTTCCTCTTGTCCCCATATGCGCAGTTGAAAGTTTGATCCAGAGGTAAAGCAGCAGAGGATTCTGGAGGATTGGTTTTGACTGAATTTCTTCCAGGATTCTGGCTTTTAATAGCTTTGCCTGTCTTTTATTTGGGACATTCTTTTCTATAAACAGCCTGATTTTTTCATCGGTCAATTTTTCAAGCTCTGAGAGTGCAAATGTACTTTTTAAGCTATCCGAAGGCTCGGGTCTTGAGGCAATAACATATCTACAGGCTTCATATTCGGAAATAAAGTCAGAGATCTCATCAAAGGGAGAGAAATTCTCTGAAGGCGTGAGCAGGTCAAGCCCATCCAGTAACAGCAGAGCTTTTCCTTCGAGCAGTTTCTCAAAATCCGTCTCAGAAATACCTTTTTTCGTTACCTGTGCTTTTAAATAATTATAAAAAGAACCTTTTACATAAGAATCAAGTGCTATATATATTGGCACAAATCCCTCTTTTTTCAGTAGGCGTTTCCTGGCATAGACGGTATTCAGCCACTTAAGGGTGCTTGTTTTTCCCGAACCTGCTTCTCCGTAAATTATCAGGTGCCTTTCTTTTTCCACAATTTGTGAGATCTTGAAGTCATAGGCAAGGGAAACCCTTTCTTCGAAAAGCCTGCGTGTGATTGGTAGTATTTCTCTGGCAGATAATTCTACGTAGTCACAGACTTCATCCTTATCTTCCAGTATTATGTTTTGCAGGTATGTTCTCAAGTCCCCATTTAAGCCGCTTTCAGTTACGGGCTCAGGCATAATGTCCCCCCACAATCTATAAATGGTGTTTCCTTTCCAGGTTCTACTCTTTTTGTCAGGGAACCTTCTTTAGGTTTACTGCTTTCAGTATGTATTTTCAGTATGTATTTTTCAGTATGTGTTTTTCAGTATGTGTATTCAGTATGTACCCTGACTTTTTCCACGACTTTCTTGTTATATGCATTTACGATATCGCTTCGGGTAATAAGACCGAGAAGTCTGGTTTTATCCTCTCTGTCCACGACTGGAAGCCTGCCTATTTGCTTTGAAGCGAAGCGTTTGAGTACTGCGTCAAGGGTTTCATCGGGGTAGGCAACTTCAAGACGCTGGGTAGCTATATCTTTTACTTTTTTGTCGACATCTCCGGACTTTACTTTGCTCCGGAGATCTGAAAGGGTTACTATACCTGAAAGTTTGCCTTTGGAATCAAGGACCGGAAAACCGACGTGGCGGCTTACCTGCATTAGGGTCGTAAGTGCTTCAACACTCTTATCCTCAGAAACTGTCTGGACATATGTGATCATGGCATCTTTTACAAGCATGGAGCTCATGATATCTACTTCTCTGCCTTTTCGGATCTTAAACCCTTTCCTGCGTAGACCCTCCGTAAAAATGGACTCCGGATAAAGGGCATTTGACATCACATTGCTGAGGACGCAGGCAAACATGAGAGGAAGAATCATATTATAATCTCTTGTAATCTCAAACAGGATCAGGATGGCAGTAAGGGGAGCCCTGGCAGTTCCGGCAAAGACCGCGCCCATCCCAACCATAGCATATGCTCCTTGATCGGCTACAGCCCCAGGGAAAAACAAGTTTGCGATTGTCCAGAAAGCTCCTCCCAGCATTGCACCTGTAAAAAGGGAAGGAACAATCGTTCCTCCTGAGCCTCCAGAGCCCAAGCTCAGGGAAAAAGCGAGGACCTTCAAAAAGAGCAGGATTAGCAGGAGCTTGAAAGTAAGCTGGTTGTTGAGTGCATCCGTTATTACATCATATCCCATTCCGAGAACCCTGGGGTAAAAAAGGCCTATTGCACCTACTGCGAGCCCTCCCAGGGCAGGCTTGAGAACGGGATGGAAAGGGATTCCCGAAAAAATATCTTTTATGTAGTAAAGCGTCCTGATCAGTAGTGTAGAGACAAAACCTGCAAGAAGCCCTAGCACAAGGTAGAGCCCGAGTTCTTTGTAGGGACTTACCAGCTGGTAGAAAGGGATCTCTATGGGTCTAACTCCGAAAAGTGTGCTTGAGACGAGAGTTGCAAAGACCGAGGAGATAACTATCGGAATAAAGGTCCTGGTTTCAAGTTCCCCGTAAATCACCTCTACCACAAAGACTACTCCCGCAAGAGGGGCGTTAAAGGCAGCCGCAATTCCGCCGGCAGCTCCGCAACCTAGAAGTATCTGAAGCTGCCTTTCCGGGCTCTTCAGGATTCTCCCGAGAAAAGCTCCAGTCCCGGCTCCTGCAAGGATTCCAGGTGCTTCCTTTCCCAGTGCACCTCCGGAACTGATTGTGATTATTGAAGTAAAAATCTCCAGAAAAACATCCTTGAGATTAAGCCTTGCTCCGCGGAGGGTTACGGTTTCTATAAGTCCGTCAACGCCGTACTTCTTTTTCATCAGAAAATGGGAGATTATTCCTACCAGCAACCCTCCAAGGGCTGGCACGAATAACACATAATAATGTGGGAACTCGTGTAACGGGGATCCTTGCTGCATACCCAGAAAAGTATTGCTGTACTGGAGAGTTTGGTCATAAACTCCTATCACGAACCCTGTAAGGAGCCCGATTATAATAGCAATTGAATTGACCCTGGCAGTTTCGGTATCAAACCGGGTAATATACTCTGTTATCCTGGGATGTTTTTTTACATTGTGAAATGCCGATATGTGCTCTGGACTAACTTCCAAAAACTCGTGCCTCTTGAATCCTTTTATGTCTTCCCTTTTCTTTAACAAAAAGGTAAGTTTCAGGTTTATTCTACTTGAATATTTTTATTCTACCTGAATATTTTACACTCGAAGGATTTCAAGCATTTATTTAAATGTATCATTAAATTATATTATATAATGTATGCCCGTACAGCTGTAAATATTGGGGATTCTTTTTCTTGATTCTTTTTCTTGATTCTTTTTCTTTATTTTCGGCCTTCCTCTATTTTCATTATCTTTTGCCTTCTCTATTTACATCTTTTCATTCAGTCTTTATCTTTTGTTATTCTGGATAAGTTCCAGAACTTCACAGAGTTTTTTTGCAGTTTCGGAAACGGTCTGCATACCAATGGAGTCTTCTTCTACAGGGTTCCAGGCTATTCCACCGAAATGAGAATTATCGCCAACTACAATCATGCCGTGAATATGCATCCAGTCATGGATTGACTGAATGGTTTTTTCCTGACCTCCGTTTCTTGAGCCTCCAACTGAGAGAGCTGCTCCAACTTTGTTTTTAAGTGCAAAGTTATTGCGGCGAAGTAAGACACTTCTGTCAAATAAGGCTTTAAGCTGGGAAGGATAATTCCCCATATATACCGGTGATGCAACAATTATACCGTCGGCAGCTTTCATTTTCTCATAAACTTTCTCCATACTGTCTTCAATAACACAGGAAGATTTTTCTATGCAAGCTCCGCATACTTTACAGGGGGCAATTTCTTCATTTGAGAGAAAAACAGTCTCGGTTTCAAAACCTCTGTCTTTTGCAATTTCGAGAGCAGCTGCAATCATTTTTTCACAGTTCTGGCCCTTTCGTGGGCTACCTGAAATTCCAAGTATCTTCATTGAAATCATTCCGGAACTCTTTTATATTAATTTATCATTTATATTCAGTAATATTGTCTTAAGTTTCACAGATCTGATATAAAATTAGTCCAGATCGTTACATATCTCAAGATAAAACTTGTATTTTAAAACGATGCTGAGTGTTCTAAATATATATTTTTCATTTTTATATATATCGCTACCCATTTTACGTAAATTTATATATTAAGACCCAGCTAACTTAGACTACTCTAATTATATAGGAGGTTGGTTGATTGGTAACATTTTTAGAAAAAATCAGTGAAAGAGCAAAGAAACTCAACAAAACAATTGCTTTACCTGAAACTACCGATATAAGAACTCTTCAGGCAGCTGCCAAGGCCCTCGAAAGAGGGGTTGCAAATATCGTTCTCATCGGCGATGAAGCAAATATTAAGGAGCTTGCAGGAGATCTTGACCTCTCAAAAGCAAAAATTGTAAATCCTGAGACTTACGAGAAAAAGGATGAATACATTCAGGCTTTCTACGAGCTGAGAAAGCATAAGGGTATTACACTCGAAAGTGCAGCCGAAATTATGAAGGATTACGTTTACTTCGCTGTTATGGCGGCTAAACTCAATGAAGTAGACGGTGTAGTTTCAGGTGCTGTTCACTCTTCCTCTGATACACTTAGACCTGCTGTCCAGATTGTTAAAACTGCCCCTGATGCAGCTCTCGCATCTGCTTTTTTCATTATTGCCGTGCCGGACTGTGAATATGGGTCAGAAGGGACATTCCTCTTTGCTGACTCAGGTATGGTTGAAATGCCCAGTCCTGAAGACGTTGCAAACATTGCTATCATTTCTGCAAAAACCTTTGAACTGCTGGTTCAGGATGATCCATATGTTGCAATGCTTTCTTATTCCACTAAGGGAAGTGCACACAGCAAACTGACTGAGGCAACAATTGCTGCCACAAAGCTTGCACAGGAACTCGCTCCAGATATTCCAATTGATGGTGAACTCCAGGTAGATGCAGCAATTGTTCCAAAAGTTGCAGCTTCAAAGGCTCCAGGAAGCCCTGTTGCAGGCAAAGCTAATGTCTTTATCTTCCCTGACCTTAACGCTGGAAACATAGCATACAAGATTGCCCAGAGGCTCGCCAAGGCCGAAGCTTATGGCCCTATTACTCAGGGACTTGCCAAGCCAATTAATGACTTATCCAGAGGCTGCAGCGACGAAGACATTGTCGGTGCTATTGCAATTACGTGCGTTCAGGCCGCAGCACAGGACAAATAATCTCAAACGTTTCTATATTTACAAACATTTTAGAAAGCTTTTTATTGACTTTCATATATAAAATATCTTATTGTATATATAAAACGGAAATTAAAAGCAATCTATGAATTGGGGTTTAAAGATGAAGGTATTGGTAATAAATGCAGGAAGCTCATCGCTGAAATATCAGTTAATTGATATGATCAATGAATCCCCTCTTGCAGTCGGTCTTTGCGAAAGGGTGGGAATCGATAACTCGATCATTACTCAGAAGAGGTTCGATGGCAAGAAGCTGGAAAAGCAGGTTGACCTGCCAACCCACAGAGTAGCCCTTGAAGAAGTTGTCAAGGCTCTTACGGATCCGGAATTTGGTGTCATCACAGACATGGGTGAAATCAACGCGGTCGGACACAGGGTTGTGCACGGTGGCGAGAAGTTCACAACATCTGCTTTATTTGATGCAGGTGTCGAGGAAGCTATTAGAGATTGCTTCGATCTGGCTCCTCTCCACAACCCTCCAAACATGATGGGAATTTCAGCCTGTGCAGAGATCATGCCTGGAACGCCCATGGTTATTGTTTTTGACACTGCATTCCATCAGACCATGCCTGCGTATGCCTACATGTATGCTTTGCCATATGACCTCTACGAAAAGTATGGAGTGCGAAAATACGGTTTCCACGGGACTTCCCACAAGTATGTCGCTGGAAGAGCCGCTCTTATGCTTGGAAAGCCTATAGAAGATACAAAGATTATCACCTGTCACCTCGGAAATGGTTCAAGTATTGCAGCAGTGAAAGGTGGAAAATCTATTGATACCAGCATGGGCTTTACTCCTCTTGAAGGGGTTGCAATGGGTACCAGATGCGGTTCCATTGATCCGGCAGTCGTTCCCTTCGTTATGGATAAAGAAAGCCTGTCAAGCAGAGAGGTTGATACTCTCATGAACAAGAAGTCTGGCGTACTTGGAGTTTCCGGGATAAGCAACGACTTCAGAGACCTTGATGAGGCTGCCTCTCATGGAAACGAGAGAGCTGAGCTTGCCCTTGAGATCTTCGCATATAGTGTCAAGAGAGTCATTGGTGAGTATTTAGCCGTGCTCAATGGTGCAGATGCGATTGTCTTTACCGCAGGTATCGGAGAAAACAGCGCAAGCATCAGAAAGAGAATCCTTACTGGTCTTGAAGGTCTCGGTATAAAAATCGATGAGGAAAAGAACAAGATCAGAGGCCAGGAAATCGACATCAGTACCCCTGATTCGAGTATAAGGGTTTTTGTCATTCCAACCAATGAAGAACTTGCCATTGCAAGGGAAACAAAGGAAATTGTTGAGACCGAAGCTAAACTACGTAAATCGGTACCTGTTTGATCGTAAAGGAAAAGTCTCCTTTACCTTTTCTATTTTTAACTTTTAGTATACTCGTAAAAGCTTAAACTGTATTTTTGCTGAAACCTGCTTTACTGTTATGAGTTTTACTGTTAAGTGTTTTGCTGTTAAGAGTTTTGATGTTAAGTGTTTTGCTGTTAAGAGTTTTGATGTTAATAGTTTTGATGTTAAGGGTTTGATGTTAAGGGTTTGATGTTATGAATTCAATTTCTACCATTTTTGTTTTTCTGCTTTTTTCTGCTTTTCGAAAAATAACTATTCAGCCTTCGAAAATTGAAGTTTCTATTGTCACAAAATTGATACTCCCAAAGAATAACTGTCGTTAAGCTATCATATAATTATGAAGCAGATGGATATTGTCCCTCGCACATCTGGACCAGATAGGGTATTGGCAAAACCAGGGTTTTTGAAGCTGCCAGAGCAAAGAACTGGCACATACTGGGCCTTGAAGCTTTTGATATCCTGCAAGCTTATGGTATTCCTGTAGTAAAGGCAAAGTTCGCAAAAACTGCAGAAGAAGCAATAATTGCTGCAGAAGAGATCAGTTATCCACTTGTGATGAAATTCGTTTCTCCACAGATTTCTCATAATACCGCTGAAGTGAAAGCTACCTATGAGGACATAAGGGAAAGTATCTTAAAGAAATTACCTAAAGCCTATAAGGCCGTTTTCGACCAAGCCTTTTTTAAAAAGGCTTGCAGTCAATTTTTCAAGTTTTTTTCCCAATTCTTATAACTAACTTTTTTCGCCATCAGTTGGCAGTGGTTGCAGAATTCTGAGACGTTTCGGGCCTGGTCATACTCAAATTATAACATTTGTTTCGTACATACTGAGAGTAATAAATGAGGTGGTAAGACGACCCAGGAACGAAAAAGACTCATGCTGGCTGTGGGTATCCTGCTTATTTCGAGCACTGTAGCTATCAATCTCCTACTTGAGGATTCACCAGTGGTAATCCAGCTTGAAGGAGATACGT contains these protein-coding regions:
- a CDS encoding acetate--CoA ligase family protein, translating into MGKTRVFEAARAKNWHILGLEAFDILQAYGIPVVKAKFAKTAEEAIIAAEEISYPLVMKFVSPQISHNTAEVKATYEDIRESILKKLPKAYKAVFDQAFFKKACSQFFKFFSQFL
- the pta gene encoding phosphate acetyltransferase, translated to MVTFLEKISERAKKLNKTIALPETTDIRTLQAAAKALERGVANIVLIGDEANIKELAGDLDLSKAKIVNPETYEKKDEYIQAFYELRKHKGITLESAAEIMKDYVYFAVMAAKLNEVDGVVSGAVHSSSDTLRPAVQIVKTAPDAALASAFFIIAVPDCEYGSEGTFLFADSGMVEMPSPEDVANIAIISAKTFELLVQDDPYVAMLSYSTKGSAHSKLTEATIAATKLAQELAPDIPIDGELQVDAAIVPKVAASKAPGSPVAGKANVFIFPDLNAGNIAYKIAQRLAKAEAYGPITQGLAKPINDLSRGCSDEDIVGAIAITCVQAAAQDK
- a CDS encoding acetate kinase, which produces MKVLVINAGSSSLKYQLIDMINESPLAVGLCERVGIDNSIITQKRFDGKKLEKQVDLPTHRVALEEVVKALTDPEFGVITDMGEINAVGHRVVHGGEKFTTSALFDAGVEEAIRDCFDLAPLHNPPNMMGISACAEIMPGTPMVIVFDTAFHQTMPAYAYMYALPYDLYEKYGVRKYGFHGTSHKYVAGRAALMLGKPIEDTKIITCHLGNGSSIAAVKGGKSIDTSMGFTPLEGVAMGTRCGSIDPAVVPFVMDKESLSSREVDTLMNKKSGVLGVSGISNDFRDLDEAASHGNERAELALEIFAYSVKRVIGEYLAVLNGADAIVFTAGIGENSASIRKRILTGLEGLGIKIDEEKNKIRGQEIDISTPDSSIRVFVIPTNEELAIARETKEIVETEAKLRKSVPV
- a CDS encoding flavodoxin family protein, yielding MKILGISGSPRKGQNCEKMIAAALEIAKDRGFETETVFLSNEEIAPCKVCGACIEKSSCVIEDSMEKVYEKMKAADGIIVASPVYMGNYPSQLKALFDRSVLLRRNNFALKNKVGAALSVGGSRNGGQEKTIQSIHDWMHIHGMIVVGDNSHFGGIAWNPVEEDSIGMQTVSETAKKLCEVLELIQNNKR
- a CDS encoding HEAT repeat domain-containing protein — encoded protein: MPEPVTESGLNGDLRTYLQNIILEDKDEVCDYVELSAREILPITRRLFEERVSLAYDFKISQIVEKERHLIIYGEAGSGKTSTLKWLNTVYARKRLLKKEGFVPIYIALDSYVKGSFYNYLKAQVTKKGISETDFEKLLEGKALLLLDGLDLLTPSENFSPFDEISDFISEYEACRYVIASRPEPSDSLKSTFALSELEKLTDEKIRLFIEKNVPNKRQAKLLKARILEEIQSKPILQNPLLLYLWIKLSTAHMGTRGKQEDVQHFTHFDSIPSSRAEIYQAFVLELCKDYRIGKEFFRSQNQLPLRISFEKISLEWSPNGKIGSQAPCAEITESQKLNNGKIDLQESNFGKIRSQNPSNGIISSQDLGNGIISSQDLNNGITDSQELNTERTDIENVLMNLAFQLQCRNKISCKYSYAIEVAEAYTESRRSGKIIEYSKSGKIIEYSKSGKIAECNKSGRIIEYSKSGRTTEYSRLGKIKARKLLQACLGLGLLIRKRSEIKFGIDRAFQEYFAALKLKTYFENGTDISKAFRNPRWENVIMLTSDLLESEEELVNSMISSGNLYLASKCALRASPETKGKLCALLARRLDSRYTIEKVKAVQSLGRLGTCGIRANTGALKDKDIRVKRETAKVLGETRSKMALVPLETAVGDADYSVRIEAIKSLGLIGSERAIELLRDTFKDKNRAVRLEAANALMQIESEKALEVLISALGAKDDFVRIGAVGALGRTNSRQAAEALIKAFQEEDKLVRLGAAEALGRMRSERAVEPFVGALEDKDEFVRWIATKALGEIKSDKTSGTFVNMLGDKSRFVRREAAKALGVVGSEDTLDPLVSALSDEDEFVRKTAVESIGEIKSEKTAKTLINKLQDNSHLVRLEAAKALGMIKVRKAIAPLLFALGDENRFVRKEAANALGQLECEKVLDPLIRIFKSQDPFTRQGAVRALGQITPYGIPDCISDQIFDFIDNALKDEDKLVRKETAKALQSLSESRSKRAFESLISALDNEDDEVRRLAAGSLNLFDCEKAIPQLVSVLKSRDATVRRFAANTLGRIKSKEALQPLIDVLVFDNDGFVKEEAAKALGKIKSRRVIEPLIDALMDQNNKGRSGAAEALGRIKAEKAVDHLIASLMDKDDFTRLAAAKALGRIKPKKAIEPLINSLYDWNRFVKAEAAGALKKICTEDDRPRLQALLDSKDEFTANLAFEILEGIEMEEILKTELFLDWE
- a CDS encoding chloride channel protein, which encodes MEVSPEHISAFHNVKKHPRITEYITRFDTETARVNSIAIIIGLLTGFVIGVYDQTLQYSNTFLGMQQGSPLHEFPHYYVLFVPALGGLLVGIISHFLMKKKYGVDGLIETVTLRGARLNLKDVFLEIFTSIITISSGGALGKEAPGILAGAGTGAFLGRILKSPERQLQILLGCGAAGGIAAAFNAPLAGVVFVVEVIYGELETRTFIPIVISSVFATLVSSTLFGVRPIEIPFYQLVSPYKELGLYLVLGLLAGFVSTLLIRTLYYIKDIFSGIPFHPVLKPALGGLAVGAIGLFYPRVLGMGYDVITDALNNQLTFKLLLILLFLKVLAFSLSLGSGGSGGTIVPSLFTGAMLGGAFWTIANLFFPGAVADQGAYAMVGMGAVFAGTARAPLTAILILFEITRDYNMILPLMFACVLSNVMSNALYPESIFTEGLRRKGFKIRKGREVDIMSSMLVKDAMITYVQTVSEDKSVEALTTLMQVSRHVGFPVLDSKGKLSGIVTLSDLRSKVKSGDVDKKVKDIATQRLEVAYPDETLDAVLKRFASKQIGRLPVVDREDKTRLLGLITRSDIVNAYNKKVVEKVRVHTEYTY